From the Vibrio algarum genome, one window contains:
- a CDS encoding bifunctional 4-hydroxy-2-oxoglutarate aldolase/2-dehydro-3-deoxy-phosphogluconate aldolase, whose translation MEKELELLAKTKVVPVIQIEHLSDALPLAETLIQNGLPIAEITLRSSCALDAIQTINEHFPEMLLIAGTVTTKKQADLAIKAGAKMVVSPGFNPETVRYCVSKGIDIIPGVATPGEMEQAMSFGLTTVKFFPAEANGGIKALKAVSAPYSHLKFMPTGGITPSNINNYLALPCVACCGGSWMVDKNLISQGKWAELGSLIKDAIALVL comes from the coding sequence ATGGAAAAAGAACTCGAACTGTTGGCAAAGACTAAAGTTGTTCCTGTCATCCAGATTGAACATCTAAGTGACGCTCTACCGTTGGCAGAAACCTTAATACAAAACGGGTTACCAATAGCTGAAATAACACTTCGTTCTTCTTGCGCATTGGATGCCATCCAAACAATAAATGAACATTTTCCAGAGATGCTATTAATCGCTGGTACAGTCACAACGAAAAAGCAGGCAGACTTAGCCATTAAAGCTGGAGCAAAAATGGTGGTTTCACCTGGTTTTAATCCAGAAACGGTTCGTTATTGCGTTTCAAAAGGGATAGACATCATTCCTGGTGTTGCCACCCCTGGAGAGATGGAACAAGCGATGAGTTTTGGACTAACAACCGTTAAGTTTTTTCCAGCAGAGGCTAACGGTGGTATAAAAGCGTTAAAAGCAGTATCTGCTCCATACAGTCATCTTAAGTTCATGCCAACCGGCGGTATTACACCTTCTAACATTAATAACTACCTAGCACTTCCTTGTGTCGCATGTTGCGGAGGCTCGTGGATGGTGGACAAGAACCTAATATCCCAAGGGAAATGGGCTGAATTAGGTTCATTGATTAAAGATGCGATAGCGCTTGTTCTGTAA
- a CDS encoding LysR family transcriptional regulator, which translates to MLLFFEVAQQLSFSKAAEQLDISRSYLSQQIRQLEQDFNTQLLVRTTRKVRLTTEGQQVLLQAQAIRHGLLGLERDLKHSDKDVTGVLRITAPSSFADTFLVDACSEFNRSYPEVSFEIEIGHKLENLHERNFVLAIRVTDTPPQNMVARKLMSYCHWVVASPEYLSCHALPLHPDDLSALDCLVFPNWRNWHFLKDGQSHQIETQGRFACSDNSMLVKAAIQHQGVVRVPEHLLWAHVKFGRLQRLLSDYQLEPRQVWMLYPPKIDHSSRLQVFVAYLQHFIEKNIDNQLKIEER; encoded by the coding sequence ATGTTGTTATTTTTCGAGGTAGCCCAGCAGTTGAGTTTTTCTAAAGCAGCAGAACAATTAGATATCTCTCGAAGCTATCTATCTCAACAAATTCGTCAGCTTGAGCAAGATTTCAATACGCAACTATTAGTCCGAACCACACGTAAAGTCAGATTGACAACTGAGGGGCAACAGGTTCTATTGCAAGCTCAAGCTATACGTCATGGATTGTTGGGGCTTGAACGCGACCTCAAACACAGTGATAAAGACGTCACAGGTGTACTCCGTATCACCGCGCCTTCATCTTTCGCTGACACCTTTCTAGTTGATGCATGTTCGGAATTTAATCGGAGTTACCCTGAGGTCAGCTTTGAGATTGAAATAGGCCATAAACTCGAGAATTTACACGAACGTAATTTTGTTCTTGCTATCCGTGTTACCGATACCCCACCACAAAACATGGTGGCTAGAAAACTGATGTCTTATTGTCATTGGGTAGTCGCCTCTCCTGAGTACTTAAGTTGTCATGCCTTACCTCTACACCCTGATGATCTTTCCGCTCTTGACTGTTTAGTCTTCCCTAATTGGCGTAATTGGCATTTTTTAAAAGATGGGCAGTCGCACCAAATTGAAACGCAAGGCCGATTTGCGTGTAGTGACAATAGTATGCTGGTAAAGGCTGCAATTCAGCATCAAGGAGTGGTGAGAGTGCCAGAACACTTGCTCTGGGCTCATGTAAAATTCGGCCGCTTACAACGCCTCTTATCTGATTACCAATTAGAACCTCGTCAAGTGTGGATGCTTTACCCTCCTAAAATCGATCACTCTTCACGGTTACAGGTTTTTGTCGCCTATTTACAACATTTTATTGAGAAAAACATTGATAACCAATTGAAAATAGAAGAAAGATAA
- a CDS encoding type 2 periplasmic-binding domain-containing protein, whose translation MLSEGDQMRYINVKYFVYAVLVIIYSGGSTLPFSVAKATEVLSATKPTELLIAGKDKDDFFGVWLSHTYTEAFSRLGIKFLYVEAPLKRVSKMTDSLQVDGDISRVVDYHDSHRNLVRVNESHHFLKFVAYTTDPTLKLTGWKSLENTPLRVEYIRGGARAESELTKLVMEKNLSMTSTYEQALKKLVSGRTDLFVNSESAILPFLNEGKYKETNIYVAGVLERVPMHMFLIKKHSQIASDLSRVLRDLKQEGLIEKYKIIARKTVVY comes from the coding sequence ATGCTATCTGAAGGTGATCAAATGAGATACATCAATGTGAAATATTTCGTTTATGCTGTTTTGGTGATTATTTATAGTGGAGGGTCTACCTTGCCATTTAGTGTGGCGAAGGCAACTGAAGTATTAAGCGCAACAAAGCCTACTGAATTACTGATAGCAGGAAAAGACAAAGATGATTTCTTTGGAGTGTGGCTTTCACATACTTACACAGAAGCCTTTAGTCGTTTAGGTATTAAGTTTTTATATGTGGAAGCGCCATTAAAAAGGGTCAGTAAAATGACGGATTCTCTACAAGTTGATGGTGACATTAGTCGAGTAGTGGATTACCACGATTCACACCGAAACTTAGTTAGGGTTAATGAATCTCATCATTTTTTGAAATTTGTCGCATATACAACAGATCCAACATTAAAACTAACTGGATGGAAAAGTCTTGAAAATACCCCGTTACGGGTTGAATATATTCGTGGTGGGGCAAGAGCTGAAAGCGAACTTACCAAACTGGTCATGGAAAAAAACTTATCGATGACAAGTACGTATGAGCAAGCTCTGAAAAAACTTGTCAGTGGCAGAACAGATTTATTTGTTAATTCTGAATCAGCTATTTTACCTTTTCTTAATGAAGGGAAGTATAAAGAAACTAATATTTATGTCGCAGGGGTTTTGGAACGAGTTCCGATGCATATGTTTTTAATCAAAAAACACAGTCAAATTGCATCTGATCTTTCTCGTGTTTTAAGAGATCTCAAGCAAGAAGGCTTGATTGAAAAATATAAGATAATAGCTCGAAAAACAGTGGTGTACTGA
- a CDS encoding helix-turn-helix domain-containing protein: MEISFIIAHNLKKLRNERNLSLGQLAKLSGISKVVLSQIEKGESNPTINTIWKIAGGLNVAYTLLLELAACNTQVVSRNETVKQSSEDGTYQHFCYYPNSPVRNFELFQIELAQGGEHYSHGHPEKSEEYILVSKGELELRFNGNSYKLTSGEAITFDAAQEHTYVNAGKEVVIAIVINYYP; this comes from the coding sequence ATGGAAATCAGTTTCATCATTGCTCACAATCTAAAAAAACTACGAAATGAGCGCAATTTGAGCTTAGGGCAATTGGCTAAGCTATCTGGTATTAGCAAAGTAGTACTTTCTCAGATAGAGAAAGGAGAATCGAATCCGACAATAAATACAATATGGAAAATTGCTGGCGGGTTAAATGTTGCTTATACGTTATTGCTGGAGTTAGCAGCTTGCAATACTCAAGTCGTCTCACGGAACGAAACTGTTAAACAAAGTTCAGAGGACGGAACTTACCAACACTTTTGTTATTACCCGAATAGTCCTGTCAGAAATTTTGAATTATTCCAAATTGAGCTAGCACAGGGTGGGGAACATTATTCACATGGTCATCCAGAAAAATCGGAGGAGTACATATTGGTTAGTAAGGGAGAGTTAGAACTCAGATTTAATGGTAACAGCTATAAGCTTACTTCTGGTGAAGCAATAACATTTGATGCGGCTCAAGAACATACCTATGTGAATGCTGGTAAAGAGGTAGTAATAGCTATTGTGATTAACTATTACCCTTAG
- a CDS encoding L-dopachrome tautomerase-related protein: protein MKGKSLLTLTLLSATVIAAPEPQLEIVAEWNALPYSVKNKQIKQRWENSELYGKALMQGVKVDKESQLYVTTARWGGPEIPATLSKLTKTNSGYSLVPYPSEALNDINNPKGLKAVLGFEIDRNNVMWILDQGHVAGQPTKAGDEKLVLWDIDKNTEIQRYEFKDKDSSRTCSFLNDVAVDNDSGFAYITDSGIFCQPLDGGLIIYDSNTNSAKRVLSGTKFTSNEKNFFFNINGKPVLSQNPMLTGADGIALSGDKKTLYWTNLTGNTLYSIKTALLRDFNRSEAELQASVKTVTSLPSNTDGMTADRDNNLYMTGLTINGIMKRDAKTGDISRLTFDENMIWPDTLAWGPDNQLYISSNNLHTFVDGKMNFKNPKTSNFKIWKLDVDKKPYTAK from the coding sequence ATGAAAGGAAAATCACTTCTCACCCTCACTTTACTCTCAGCAACTGTCATTGCTGCTCCTGAGCCACAGCTAGAGATCGTAGCAGAATGGAATGCGCTGCCATACTCGGTAAAAAATAAACAAATAAAACAGCGCTGGGAAAATAGTGAGCTATACGGAAAAGCCTTGATGCAAGGTGTAAAGGTCGATAAGGAGAGTCAATTATATGTAACAACTGCCCGTTGGGGCGGGCCAGAGATACCGGCTACACTATCTAAATTAACGAAAACAAATAGCGGTTATTCATTGGTTCCATATCCATCAGAAGCACTAAACGATATCAATAACCCGAAAGGCTTAAAAGCCGTATTAGGATTTGAAATCGACAGAAACAACGTAATGTGGATCCTTGACCAAGGTCACGTAGCCGGTCAGCCAACTAAGGCTGGTGATGAAAAACTTGTTCTATGGGATATTGACAAAAATACTGAGATCCAACGTTACGAGTTTAAAGATAAAGATTCCAGTAGAACATGCTCTTTCTTAAATGATGTTGCCGTCGACAACGACTCTGGCTTTGCATATATAACCGACTCAGGGATTTTCTGTCAACCACTCGACGGTGGACTGATAATTTATGATAGTAATACAAACAGCGCCAAACGAGTATTATCTGGCACTAAGTTCACCAGCAATGAAAAGAACTTCTTTTTTAACATTAATGGAAAACCTGTACTATCACAAAACCCAATGCTAACAGGTGCTGATGGTATCGCATTATCAGGCGATAAAAAGACACTTTATTGGACGAACCTAACAGGCAACACACTGTACTCAATTAAAACCGCACTTCTACGAGATTTTAATCGCTCAGAAGCTGAACTTCAGGCTAGTGTAAAAACGGTGACAAGCCTTCCTTCAAATACTGATGGTATGACCGCTGATCGTGACAACAACTTGTATATGACGGGCTTAACGATCAACGGCATAATGAAACGAGATGCTAAAACAGGGGATATATCTCGTCTAACCTTCGATGAGAATATGATTTGGCCTGATACTTTAGCTTGGGGACCAGACAACCAACTATATATTTCATCCAACAACCTACATACTTTTGTTGATGGAAAGATGAATTTTAAAAACCCTAAAACATCTAATTTCAAAATTTGGAAATTAGATGTCGACAAGAAACCATATACAGCGAAATAG
- a CDS encoding PLP-dependent cysteine synthase family protein, giving the protein MKKVIHHIYEAIGETPMLNLSRITNYYGVSGNIFAKLEYLNPGFSKKDRPALQMIIEAEDKGELLPEQTVIELTSGNTGTGLAMVCQAKGHPFIACMSEGNSPERAKMMKSLGAKVVLVPQAKHSVEGQVSGEDLALVEQVVRRLTKEQNAFRADQFKLDSSYRAHLLHTAVEMWEQTDGQIDCFVDFVGSGGTFEGCAEKFKEYDESIQCYIAEPRNAAVYGRKPLVNSGRHKVQGCGYAMDLPKINRNLIDGLVEISDDEAYEVTRNLARLEGAFVGISSGANVCAAIKLLQGKEKGKNIVLTLNDSGLKYLSSDLF; this is encoded by the coding sequence ATGAAAAAAGTGATCCATCATATCTACGAAGCGATAGGTGAGACACCCATGCTCAACCTATCTCGTATAACAAATTATTATGGTGTCTCTGGAAATATTTTTGCCAAGTTGGAGTATTTAAATCCAGGATTCAGCAAAAAGGATAGACCTGCTTTGCAAATGATAATTGAAGCCGAAGACAAGGGTGAGTTATTACCTGAACAAACTGTGATTGAACTAACCAGTGGTAACACAGGAACTGGTTTAGCAATGGTATGCCAAGCCAAAGGACACCCCTTTATTGCTTGTATGTCAGAAGGTAATTCACCAGAAAGAGCAAAGATGATGAAGTCACTTGGTGCGAAAGTTGTACTTGTTCCTCAAGCAAAACATTCAGTAGAAGGACAAGTTTCTGGTGAGGATCTGGCTCTAGTCGAGCAAGTAGTAAGACGTCTTACAAAAGAACAAAACGCATTCCGAGCAGATCAATTCAAACTTGACAGTTCGTACCGTGCACATTTACTCCATACCGCAGTGGAGATGTGGGAGCAAACTGATGGTCAAATTGATTGTTTTGTCGATTTTGTTGGTAGTGGAGGAACTTTCGAAGGATGTGCAGAAAAGTTCAAAGAGTACGATGAATCAATACAGTGCTACATTGCCGAACCTCGTAACGCTGCCGTTTATGGAAGAAAGCCATTGGTAAATTCGGGGCGTCATAAAGTTCAAGGCTGTGGCTATGCCATGGACTTACCAAAGATCAATAGAAATTTAATCGATGGCCTCGTTGAAATATCAGATGATGAAGCGTACGAAGTAACTAGAAATCTAGCTCGTTTAGAGGGCGCCTTTGTAGGAATATCATCGGGAGCCAATGTTTGTGCCGCAATAAAATTACTTCAGGGAAAAGAGAAAGGAAAAAATATTGTATTAACGTTAAATGATAGTGGGTTGAAATATTTAAGTTCTGACTTATTTTAA
- a CDS encoding zinc-binding dehydrogenase — protein sequence METIITTSSSKNYPYVHALGATHAINYHDLNVFEQVMDITNQQGVDVSLDCVGRDNDILAASVLRYEGCMVELVKTLTPNNYQDAFTRGLSFHQLSLGSGHRYGAYGRNTIIKAGIAISAMLEEGQLNVPKLEIVNFKDIGGALIDMRNERTVGKIVAKLI from the coding sequence GTGGAAACTATCATTACCACCAGTTCATCCAAAAACTACCCCTACGTACATGCATTAGGTGCTACTCACGCAATTAATTACCATGATTTAAACGTGTTTGAACAAGTAATGGATATTACTAATCAACAAGGTGTCGATGTATCTTTAGATTGTGTTGGAAGAGATAATGACATATTAGCTGCATCAGTTCTCAGATATGAAGGCTGTATGGTCGAGCTGGTTAAAACTTTAACACCGAATAATTACCAAGATGCTTTCACCAGAGGACTTAGTTTTCATCAATTGAGTTTAGGCTCTGGCCATCGTTATGGTGCATATGGGAGAAATACTATAATTAAGGCAGGAATTGCCATTTCAGCTATGTTAGAGGAGGGCCAGCTGAACGTGCCTAAGCTAGAGATAGTTAATTTTAAAGACATAGGAGGTGCACTTATTGATATGCGAAATGAACGTACCGTAGGAAAAATAGTGGCTAAACTTATTTAG
- a CDS encoding aldo/keto reductase has product MEYRRLGQSGLQVSELGLGSWVTFGKQVDLSAAKEIMSHSYAAGINFFDNAEGYESGESERLMGEAIDQLGWSRDSFIVSSKVFWGGDKPTQRGLSRKHVFDACHAALQRLRVDYLDLFYCHRPDIDTPIQETVRAMNDLIVQGKVMYWGTSEWSAQQITEAWAVAKAENLHTPVMEQPQYNILIRDKVESEFLPLYTLTGLGTTIFSPLASGLLTGKYLNGVPKNSRLDLPGYEWLRDMLIGEDNKLEQIEQLNQLAKDLGMPLHYLALNWCLRNLHVSSVILGVSKLEQLQDNLKALALKSQLNDDVWVKVDEIMGNKPVLPQRF; this is encoded by the coding sequence ATGGAATATCGTCGATTAGGCCAAAGTGGCCTTCAAGTGAGTGAGTTAGGTTTAGGTTCGTGGGTAACCTTTGGTAAACAAGTAGATTTATCTGCCGCAAAAGAGATTATGTCTCATTCCTATGCCGCGGGTATTAACTTTTTTGATAATGCGGAAGGGTACGAAAGTGGTGAAAGTGAGCGCCTAATGGGTGAGGCAATTGACCAGCTTGGCTGGAGCCGGGATAGCTTCATCGTTTCAAGTAAGGTGTTTTGGGGTGGAGACAAACCAACTCAACGAGGCTTAAGCCGCAAGCATGTTTTTGATGCTTGCCATGCAGCCCTTCAGCGCTTGCGTGTGGATTATTTAGATCTTTTCTATTGCCATCGTCCAGATATCGATACGCCGATTCAAGAAACGGTGCGAGCGATGAATGATCTGATTGTTCAAGGAAAGGTGATGTACTGGGGAACCTCAGAATGGAGCGCTCAGCAGATCACTGAAGCTTGGGCTGTAGCGAAAGCGGAAAACCTGCATACACCTGTTATGGAGCAACCTCAGTACAACATATTGATTAGAGATAAAGTCGAATCTGAGTTTTTGCCGTTGTATACGTTGACAGGACTTGGTACTACAATATTCTCTCCATTAGCAAGCGGCTTATTAACTGGAAAATACCTTAATGGTGTACCGAAGAATAGCCGTTTAGATTTACCTGGTTACGAATGGCTCCGAGATATGCTAATTGGCGAAGATAATAAATTGGAGCAAATTGAGCAGCTTAATCAATTGGCGAAAGACCTTGGTATGCCTTTGCACTATCTCGCGTTAAATTGGTGCTTACGGAACCTTCACGTCAGTAGTGTTATCTTAGGTGTATCTAAACTTGAGCAGCTGCAAGATAACTTGAAAGCATTAGCGTTGAAATCGCAACTCAATGATGATGTGTGGGTGAAGGTGGATGAGATAATGGGTAATAAGCCTGTTCTACCGCAACGTTTTTAA
- a CDS encoding zinc-binding dehydrogenase translates to MKSIAYQKSTDTFSLKELPVPTLETETDVVVKVSVVGLNPVDTKVNIWNSMVENMDDSFVGGLDVSGEIVEVGAKVTDWKVGDQVLYHGDMRRPNGGFAQFAVHDSRTLTRKPDVSHEVAAASPCAAWTAYRALYNKITIAGSKSIFIAGGAGGVGSFAIQFAKLEGIETIITTSSESKHSYVKSLGATHVIDYRTQDVIEEVMKITGDLGVEYSLDCVGGENVFICAKVLGFEGEMVELVDVVNPTLIPDAKANGLSFHQLSLGSGHINGDKGRSAIVNTGLAVSKLLEKGQVHVPELQVISLSEVPNMLKEMRNQKTLGKVVVKVAE, encoded by the coding sequence ATGAAATCCATTGCGTACCAAAAATCTACGGATACATTTTCTTTAAAAGAGCTCCCTGTTCCTACGCTAGAAACTGAAACGGATGTTGTTGTAAAAGTATCTGTCGTAGGATTGAACCCTGTCGATACCAAAGTAAATATCTGGAACAGTATGGTTGAAAACATGGATGATAGTTTTGTAGGTGGGTTAGACGTATCAGGTGAAATTGTTGAAGTTGGTGCTAAGGTTACTGATTGGAAAGTCGGGGATCAAGTTCTGTACCATGGAGACATGAGGCGCCCTAATGGAGGCTTTGCTCAGTTCGCTGTTCACGATAGTAGAACTCTAACTAGGAAACCCGATGTAAGTCATGAAGTCGCGGCAGCTAGTCCATGTGCGGCCTGGACTGCATACCGAGCGTTATATAACAAGATAACAATCGCAGGAAGCAAGAGCATATTTATTGCTGGTGGTGCTGGAGGTGTAGGCAGTTTTGCCATTCAGTTCGCTAAATTGGAAGGTATAGAAACCATTATTACTACTAGCTCAGAATCCAAACATTCGTATGTAAAGTCTCTTGGGGCGACTCATGTGATTGATTACCGAACTCAGGATGTTATCGAAGAAGTGATGAAAATCACAGGTGATTTAGGTGTGGAGTATTCTCTGGATTGTGTTGGTGGTGAAAATGTCTTTATTTGCGCTAAAGTTCTAGGTTTTGAGGGTGAGATGGTCGAGCTGGTTGACGTCGTAAATCCTACACTAATTCCAGATGCTAAAGCGAATGGGTTGAGCTTTCATCAATTGAGTCTAGGTTCTGGTCACATAAATGGAGATAAAGGCCGTAGCGCTATCGTGAATACGGGGTTAGCCGTTTCTAAATTATTGGAAAAAGGGCAAGTACATGTACCAGAGTTGCAAGTTATCTCGCTATCAGAAGTACCTAACATGCTGAAGGAAATGAGGAACCAAAAAACATTGGGTAAAGTAGTAGTAAAGGTTGCTGAATAG